The following are encoded in a window of Deinococcus carri genomic DNA:
- a CDS encoding VanZ family protein — protein sequence MAVIWWLSSSADTPGPPLVHPLDWAAHFTAYLTLGFCLGRATGRCGLALVLAVWFGALDEVHQAFVPGREAGITDWFFDLAGAWLGAWLATRRLPQRRGEEAAGVEAAR from the coding sequence ATGGCCGTCATCTGGTGGCTGAGTTCCTCGGCCGACACGCCCGGCCCGCCCCTGGTGCATCCCCTCGACTGGGCCGCGCACTTCACGGCGTACCTGACGCTGGGTTTTTGCCTGGGCCGCGCCACCGGACGCTGCGGCCTCGCGCTGGTGCTGGCCGTGTGGTTCGGCGCGCTGGACGAGGTGCATCAGGCCTTTGTGCCGGGCCGCGAGGCCGGCATCACCGACTGGTTCTTCGACCTGGCCGGGGCGTGGCTGGGGGCCTGGCTCGCCACGCGGAGGCTGCCGCAGCGGCGCGGGGAGGAGGCAGCCGGGGTGGAGGCGGCGCGGTAG
- a CDS encoding VOC family protein codes for MTVTLLDHVAIATPDLDLGSAPYTALGLTPEGPDEEVAAQGVRVRAFVVGETLIELLAPIRPDSPIAGFLEKRGPGLHHTAYRVTDLEAEMARLRASGARFLSDTPSPGRAGTRVAFLHPKWGAGTLMELVEHPAGAHGSAGH; via the coding sequence ATGACGGTCACGCTGCTCGATCACGTCGCCATCGCCACGCCCGACCTCGATCTGGGGTCCGCGCCGTACACCGCCCTGGGCCTGACCCCCGAGGGACCCGACGAGGAGGTCGCCGCGCAGGGCGTGCGCGTCCGCGCCTTCGTGGTGGGGGAAACCCTGATCGAACTCCTCGCCCCCATCCGGCCCGACAGCCCCATCGCCGGATTTCTGGAAAAGCGCGGGCCGGGGCTGCACCACACCGCCTACCGCGTCACCGACCTGGAGGCCGAGATGGCGCGGCTGCGGGCGTCGGGCGCGCGCTTCCTGTCGGACACCCCCTCGCCGGGCCGGGCGGGCACGCGGGTGGCCTTTTTGCATCCTAAATGGGGGGCGGGCACCCTGATGGAACTCGTGGAACATCCCGCCGGGGCACACGGGAGCGCGGGCCATTGA
- a CDS encoding sensor domain-containing diguanylate cyclase has product MSAAPLPPDEAARLAALVRYRVLEMPGEDAFERITRLTTQVLGVPFAAVNLLDAERQWSRACIGAERGDVPRADSVCAWAILTPEVLVVPDARRDPRFVAHPLVQSGEVVLYAGAPLLTPDGHALGTLCVTDDHPRPFGEEQVETLRLLARLVMGELELRLRTQELTRARDQARDLRDLAELMNEPLEPRDMACRALNLLHERMRLDWSALLDFTPHGPRVLSAHTSDPASEPERSRAFAATFEERLTLEDSPLAAALSGQGRVFLDDYLAHDPCPHLRDAGLRSVAWLPLQVGRPGARRDPHSLLFLVRLGEPAPWTPEERALLEEAARTVGVALERAEHVQMLENAALTDALTSLGNRRALDEALDEADRRLAGQHLGYVLGVVDLDGMKRVNDERGHASGDDLLREFAGQLGAPGLTAYRLGGDEYALLDLWPADPGEAVRAMRARVEEAERHVQALGYPVTASLGVVVVPHEAPGATAALRAADVRMYAHKRERQAVRPLP; this is encoded by the coding sequence GTGTCTGCCGCTCCCCTGCCCCCCGATGAAGCCGCGCGCCTGGCGGCGCTGGTCCGCTACAGGGTGCTGGAGATGCCCGGTGAGGATGCCTTTGAGCGTATCACCCGCCTGACGACGCAGGTGCTGGGGGTGCCGTTCGCTGCCGTGAACCTGCTGGACGCCGAGCGGCAGTGGAGCAGGGCCTGTATCGGGGCGGAGCGCGGCGACGTGCCCCGCGCGGATTCGGTGTGTGCCTGGGCCATCCTGACGCCGGAAGTGCTGGTGGTGCCCGACGCCCGCCGGGACCCGCGTTTTGTCGCCCATCCGCTGGTGCAGTCGGGCGAGGTGGTGCTGTATGCTGGAGCGCCGCTGCTCACGCCGGACGGTCACGCTCTGGGGACCCTGTGCGTGACCGACGACCACCCGCGGCCCTTCGGGGAGGAGCAGGTCGAGACGCTGCGGCTGCTGGCGCGGCTGGTGATGGGCGAGCTGGAACTGCGGCTGCGCACCCAGGAGCTGACGCGGGCGCGCGATCAGGCCCGTGACCTGCGCGACCTGGCCGAGCTGATGAACGAGCCGCTGGAACCGCGGGACATGGCCTGCCGCGCCCTGAACCTGCTGCACGAGCGGATGCGGCTGGACTGGTCGGCCCTGCTGGACTTCACGCCGCACGGCCCGCGGGTGCTGAGTGCCCATACCAGCGACCCGGCCAGTGAGCCGGAAAGAAGCCGGGCCTTTGCCGCCACCTTCGAGGAGCGGCTCACGCTGGAGGACAGTCCGCTGGCGGCGGCGCTGTCGGGGCAGGGGCGGGTGTTTCTCGACGATTATCTGGCGCACGACCCCTGCCCCCACCTGCGGGACGCGGGGTTGCGGAGTGTCGCCTGGTTGCCCCTTCAGGTGGGCAGGCCGGGCGCGCGGCGGGACCCCCACTCGTTGCTGTTCCTGGTCCGCCTGGGCGAACCTGCTCCCTGGACCCCGGAGGAGCGCGCGCTGCTGGAGGAGGCCGCCCGCACGGTGGGCGTGGCCCTCGAACGCGCCGAACACGTGCAGATGCTCGAAAATGCGGCCCTGACCGACGCCCTGACCAGCCTGGGCAACCGCCGCGCGCTGGACGAGGCGCTGGACGAGGCCGACCGCCGCCTGGCCGGGCAGCATCTGGGCTACGTGCTGGGCGTGGTGGACCTCGACGGCATGAAGCGCGTGAACGACGAGCGCGGTCACGCCAGCGGCGACGATCTGCTGCGCGAGTTCGCCGGGCAGCTCGGGGCACCGGGACTGACCGCCTACCGCCTGGGCGGCGACGAGTACGCCCTGCTGGACCTGTGGCCCGCCGACCCCGGCGAGGCCGTGCGGGCCATGCGGGCGCGGGTGGAGGAGGCCGAGCGGCACGTGCAGGCGCTGGGCTACCCGGTGACGGCCTCGCTGGGCGTGGTGGTCGTCCCCCACGAGGCACCAGGCGCGACGGCGGCCCTGCGCGCCGCCGACGTGCGGATGTACGCCCACAAACGTGAACGCCAGGCGGTGCGCCCGTTACCCTGA
- the plsY gene encoding glycerol-3-phosphate 1-O-acyltransferase PlsY, translated as MILITLLAVLVSYLIGSVPAAAWLARTRGVDIRKVGSGNSGATNVLRSLGKGPALAVAVFDILKGALSVWLGRALGLDPALAALCGVAAVIGHNFSPFLGFRGGKGVATSFGTITAIDPVIGAGAFVVGATCMWLTRFVSAGSILGALTAVTVAFALGRPGWLLLTVTFLAALLTWQHRDNIARLQAGKERRLGDPK; from the coding sequence GTGATTCTGATCACCCTCCTGGCCGTGCTGGTGTCGTACCTGATCGGCTCGGTTCCCGCTGCCGCCTGGCTGGCCCGCACGCGCGGCGTGGACATTCGCAAGGTCGGCAGCGGCAACAGCGGCGCGACCAACGTGCTGCGCTCGCTGGGCAAGGGTCCGGCGCTGGCCGTGGCCGTGTTCGACATCCTCAAGGGCGCGCTGAGCGTGTGGCTGGGGCGGGCGCTGGGCCTCGACCCAGCCCTGGCCGCGCTGTGCGGCGTGGCCGCCGTGATCGGGCACAACTTCAGCCCCTTTCTGGGGTTCCGGGGGGGCAAGGGGGTCGCCACCAGCTTCGGGACCATCACCGCGATTGACCCGGTGATCGGGGCCGGGGCCTTTGTGGTGGGCGCGACCTGCATGTGGCTCACGCGCTTTGTCAGCGCGGGCAGCATCCTGGGTGCCCTCACCGCCGTGACGGTGGCGTTTGCCCTGGGCCGCCCCGGCTGGCTGCTGCTCACCGTGACCTTCCTGGCGGCCCTGCTGACCTGGCAGCACCGCGACAATATCGCCCGCCTTCAGGCCGGAAAAGAGCGGCGGCTGGGCGATCCGAAGTAG
- a CDS encoding aspartate-semialdehyde dehydrogenase, whose amino-acid sequence MRVAIVGATGAVGHELLRVLESSTLKLDELQLYASPRSAGLKLPFAGQELTVRATPEGAIDADVILASAGGSISKALAPAWVAGGAVVIDNSSAFRYEPDVPLVVPEVNGEAALRHRGIIANPNCTTAIAVVAVAPLHRAYGVRRMIVSTYQATSGAGQKGIEELLEGTRVELAGGEPQAEVFAYPIPFNVIPHIDSFQDNGYTKEEMKVVWETRKILGDDSLSISCTAVRIPTLRTHSEAITLELERPATPDEARELLRKAPGVEVRDDPAARLYPMPLTATRKYDVEVGRIRSSLVFEGGLELFVAGDQLLKGAALNAVQIAEYLQEKGALRGRVSG is encoded by the coding sequence ATGCGCGTAGCGATTGTGGGAGCCACCGGGGCGGTCGGACACGAACTCTTGCGGGTGCTGGAAAGCAGCACGCTGAAACTGGACGAACTGCAACTCTACGCCAGCCCGCGTTCGGCGGGGCTGAAGCTGCCCTTTGCCGGGCAGGAACTGACGGTGCGCGCCACCCCCGAGGGAGCCATCGACGCCGACGTGATTCTGGCCTCGGCGGGCGGCTCCATCAGCAAGGCGTTGGCCCCGGCCTGGGTCGCGGGCGGCGCGGTCGTGATCGACAATTCCAGCGCCTTCCGCTACGAGCCGGACGTGCCGCTGGTTGTGCCGGAGGTGAACGGCGAGGCGGCCCTGCGGCACAGGGGCATCATCGCCAACCCCAACTGCACGACGGCGATCGCGGTGGTGGCGGTCGCGCCCCTGCACCGTGCCTACGGCGTCAGGCGCATGATCGTCAGCACCTACCAGGCCACCAGCGGCGCGGGCCAGAAGGGCATCGAGGAACTGCTGGAGGGCACGCGGGTGGAGCTGGCGGGCGGGGAGCCGCAGGCCGAGGTCTTCGCCTACCCCATCCCCTTCAACGTGATTCCGCATATCGACAGCTTCCAGGACAACGGCTACACCAAGGAGGAGATGAAGGTCGTCTGGGAGACCCGCAAGATCCTGGGCGACGACTCGCTGAGCATCAGTTGCACCGCGGTCCGCATCCCCACCCTGCGGACCCACAGCGAGGCCATCACGCTGGAGCTGGAGCGGCCCGCCACCCCCGACGAGGCCCGCGAGCTGCTGAGAAAGGCCCCCGGCGTGGAGGTGCGCGACGACCCGGCGGCGCGGCTCTACCCCATGCCCCTCACCGCCACCCGCAAGTACGACGTGGAGGTGGGCCGCATCCGTTCCTCGCTGGTCTTCGAGGGCGGCCTGGAGCTGTTCGTGGCAGGCGACCAGCTTCTCAAGGGCGCGGCCCTGAATGCCGTGCAGATTGCCGAGTACCTTCAGGAGAAGGGGGCGCTGCGGGGGCGGGTCAGCGGGT